The Brachypodium distachyon strain Bd21 chromosome 4, Brachypodium_distachyon_v3.0, whole genome shotgun sequence nucleotide sequence atatataCTGAGGTTATATACAGTAACATAGGATCCATTTATGTAATGCTTGCTTGCCAGTACGATGTTTTCAGTAGCCTCTAAGCGTGTTACTCAACACACTACcctgattgtctcccttaatGCTGCAGGTTAAGCTTGAGCAAGGTCTTCAAATGCTCAAAATTTTCAAGGACCATAGTAGCAAGACCTCAATTTTGGATGATTTTGCATTTTACGAGAACCGACAGAAGTTGATGCAGGAAAAAAGAGCAAAGCAACAACTGCTTCAAGGCCAGGCAAGTACAATATCCTCGTTAGAGCGAACTGCGGTACAGTTTTAGGAATTTCATGCGTATCAGTTTAAGGTGATTGATATAGGTCCTGATGCCTGCTTGTCATGATTCGACATTGTCCAGGGCTGCgacgagaaggagaagaatgcACTTAATGGGAGCTCTGCAGTACAAAAACAGACATTGAACGAGGGGGTGGTGCTGACCGCTCCCAAACCTGCAGTTGAAAGCGGTGCTGCGAATGGCAATTAGACCAATATATTTCTTACGCTTATTGCTGTAACATGCAGTCTATACTCTGCCGTTTTGCAGTATCTGCAAAACGAATGCGGGGAAACTAAATTTGCGAGGGACTTCTATTTCTAGGTCGTGTGACTGGTTTTTGGTGTCATTGCTGTCAGGTTTAGGTTTCTTATATGCTTTATGGCCTCGGGTGTTTGCATAACCCTTTCAATATTTTTCCTTAGTATATTTTCAGCTATTGTTATTGTTAAGCTAAGCAGCCAAATTCTGGTAATCTGAACGACAGAATTAAGATCATAGTTTTTTCAAGTGTTGTAGTAGTGGAAAAGAGTAATAAGAACGACGAACTCTTTGGTATTTTGGTTACTTGCGGAGTATATTCATGTTAATACCTCGCTGGAAATCTTTTGGTTACTTGCGGCGTGTATtcatgttaatcccttgctggaAATCTCGTGCCTGTGAAGGTTGTTTTCTGGCATTTCCAATATCAGAAACTGAGGGGAGACAACActttgacaagaatttaggaccGGAGAAAATATATTGGTAAAATATATACTGTTCTGATGAAActaaactaatttagagtcatacactacctccgttcctgaTGAAGTCTAACCACCCCTTATTAGATAAATTCTTcgatgaaaacaaaaattacaaACAATCCTTGGAGAAAAACGACGTTGATCGTGTTCGTAATGCCTACATATGATTATATGCTCGATCCTCTTTCTTCAGCAAGAACAGATGATTAGATTAGAGATCACATGCAGTTAATAATTTTGTTGGGACTGCTCCACGACGCAAACATGGGTCAACAGAGCTTATTATTTATACCAATACAAAAGATTTAACACCTTGTTTATATAACCATACGAGCATACGAGGatgtacaatgcaaggtgTTAAAGATGTAAGGTGTTTAAGATAGTTTTACAAAATTACGAATGCTTATTTCTGTACTAGAGGTGTCTAATTAAGCACCTGTCTCACAGAACACAAACACTAGTGCTTACGGATTTATTTTGTGCAAGCATCTCCGGTCAGCCTGCATTAACATGCTGATTATCGAATCTGAGTCTTTTATAAAGGGCGTTTAGTACAATACTAGTATTGAGAAGACAGGCTTGCGTGACTACGTGTGCCTTGGTCCAGCCGCGCAAATCCCGTTGCGTTCGCCATTAATGCAACCCAGCCCAACCGTGTGAGAAGGTGGGGAGGAAGGAAGACGACGCCATTAGGCCCATTACGCGCCCGGCGGCGACAGAAGACAGGGAGAGggtgccggcgacggcggcggcgatgcgcGCGAACCCGCTCCTCAGATCGgcaatggcgacggcggccagggcgttctcctcctccaccggccccgtcggcggcggcgtgtcCATGGTGCAGGGCGCGTCCCGGGGCATCGGGCTCGAGTTCGTGAGTGCCCGCCCTAGCCCAACCCCCAATCCCAAtcccacctcctcttccttctaTCCCCATTCCGTTTGCACATCGCCGCTCCCCCCGTCCCCAAATTTCCGGTCCCGCCGCACCCGCGTCCAGCTCCGGTCCGGCCTGAGTTTCTGACGAGCCCGTGATTGTCTGCCGCAGGTGAGGCAGCTGCTGCGGCGGAGCAACCATGGCCGCGTCGTCGCGACGTGCCGCGCCCCGGAGTCGGCGGCCGAGCTCCAGGAGCTGAGGCGGGAGCACGCGCGGCGCCTCACCGTGCTGCCGCTCGACGTCACCGACGAGACCACCATACAGGTCCGTACCAATGGATTAAGACAACTTCTCCTGCTTCCTGGAGACGACCGTGCTTGCTTAGGTTCCTGGAAACCCTCCTAATTTCTCTCTCAGCGTTGCAGGCTGCCGCGGCCTCAATTGGGGAGACCCACGGATCTCTTGAACTGCTGATCAATGCCGCCGGCATCCTTTCGATCCCAGATGTTATACATCCAGGTCTGATTCCCAGTTTGCTGTTTGCATTCCGTTGGTCACGGGCGTTTATTGCGTGTTATCTGAAAGTAACCAGGTTGCATTGATCTCATGTTGCAGAGACCTCACTGAGCAAAGTTGAGAAGTCATCCCTGCTACTGGCATATGAAGTGAATGCTGTCGGTCCTATTCTAGTGATCAAGGTAGAGATCCCATCCCTTCATTCCTCCTCCCAATTGTGTCGGCACTGCTCTAGCCCGTGCGACCCAATGTCTGAATCGATACTTCATTGTGCTGCAATGTCTGAATTGACATTTCTTTTGGTCAGCACATGCGTCCATTCCTGAAGATCGGTGCCAGTTCGGAAACAGGGAGAGGTTTCTCGTTGGTTGCAAATATGAGCGCCAGGGTTGGCTCGATAGGAGACAATGGTCTGGGAGGCTGGCATTCGTACAGAGCTTCCAAAACAGCACTGAACCAATGTATGTCAACAGCAGATGCACGTTCCATTCAGATTTTACTACCCTGTTATTCATACTAATCTTGTCACCATTATAGTTTCCCTCATTCAATGTTTTGTGTACTTTATCCAAAACAAACTAGTCATCAGACAGTTATCTACCtctttttcttggttttctAAAACGCATGCATTGTATGTTTTTGCAGTGACAAAGACTGCATCGGTTGAGTTGGGCAAGAAGGACAACATTGCCTGCATTTTGCTGCACCCGGGAACAGTTGACACTGACCTCTCACGGCCATTCCAAAGAAATGTAGCCAAGGATAAGCTCTTCACTAGAGAGTTCTCTGTACAGAAGCTCCTGTCCATTATGGACAATGCCAAGAAGAGCGACAACGGGAAATTCTTCGCTTGGGATGGTCAAGAAATCCCTTGGTGACTACGATGTCTGATATGAGAAGCACGTGAAGTAATTCCCTTTTCCTCATCATTTTTAAGTTTTAACTATTTGAAGATTATGCGAATAAGAGGTTTGTGACTGTGTAAAAGTCAATCTAGTTTCCTAAAAGATGTACAAGCACCTGCTAAGCACTGGTGCCTACTAAAGTATTGATGCTACAAAATTGACACCCCATCAACCCTACTACTGATAAATTGCCTGTGTTGCTACATCCTGGAACTTCCACCTTGACAGGCTCACGGTGCCACCTCCCTAGTCAGCTAGTCCAATGCCTGCTGCACTAATTGCAATCTCATCGTTCTCCATCACTGTACTTGTTGCATCCTCCGTATGGATTTGTTgactggtaaaaaaaattatagtgCCCTTTTGTAAGTTGAACATTACCCAGTAGGAATCAAACAGTATTTGAAACCTGAGCCAACCACTGAATCTGTAATGGATTTATCAAATTCTTGGTACAACTACACAAAAGAGTGCCAGTACTCGGTATTATAGTCACAAAGTGTAATATGGTCAACCCCGGTCAACAATTTCATGGGTTCCCCACCACTTGCTGACAATTTACAACATTTAATGGAAGTCTTGCATTCTGCAACCTACTTGCGGTTGTGCAATACTGGAAGTGGACAACATTCAATAGATTCATTCTGATGACTATAAACTTAAGAGCACTTGTGGCGGCAATTCCAGGCCATTTGTGCTCCCTTCTAGCATCTCGACGACTCTAGTCATTGTTGGCCGATTGCTAGCACTTAATTGTATACACCACAACGCAACAACTATCATCTTCCTTACAATCTCCGTGATATTGCCATCAATCTCAGAAGCACTGATACAGTATTCATCTAAATTTTTATAAATCCACTGTGGAAAATATTGGGTGCTACATTCACTGTCTGCATTGATATTCTTATCCCTTGCCCCAACCATCTCAAGAACCATCATTCCATAACTGTACACATCAGACTTGCTACTCACTGCTCCAAATTGCTTTGAATAGACCTCGGGTGCAATATATCCTATTGTTCCTCTTGCGTCACCAATGGAGATAGCACTTTCTTTATTGGGGCACAGTTTGGCCAGCCCAAAATCAGATATCTTAGGACAGAAATCCTGATCCAATAGAATGTTGTGGGGTTTGATATCAAAATGCACGATGCGAATATTACATCCACGGTGAAGATATTCAAGTCCTCGAGCAATACCAACCGCTATATCAAATAATTTCTCCCAACTTATAGTATTTTCAGCTTTAGAGTGGCATTTGAAAGCATACCTTTCTAGCGAACCATTAGGCATATAGTCATAGATTAGTGCCCTCTTGGATCCTTCCAAGCAAAATCCTAAGAGGGTAACAACATTGACATGAGAGGTTCTGCTGATGCTGGCTACCTCATTAATGAATTCCTCTACATCAGCCTTGGAGTCCTTAAGCATCTTGACTGCTATCTGACGACCACCGGAAAGGTCTCCTCTGTAAACAACACCAAATCCACCTTGGCCTAACTTTTCAGCAAAATTTCTCGTCATTCTTTTCACTTGTGAGTAAGTGTATCTTTTCGAATGTATTGCTGCATGCTTCTGTAGGAAGGACTCAATTCTTGGTGTTTCCTTCGACTTCTTTCTTGACCTGTATCTCTTGCAGCCCAGCAAACATGAAAATAGAAGTAGGCATAGCACAAGTATGCTCGAGGTGCTTGCTATTATACCTGCATAGACAATTTGGAGGGGAAAATGAATAcaaaggggaatcaacttatTACTTATATCATCTACTATTAAATTGAGGTTAGGTGGACTATGTCTGCTACTACCTAACCAAAAACAATGAAGCATAAATATGGAAGCATGCAATTTGTAGTGCCACACGAGAAAGAAATGCATTTCAAGTTACTGACAACTCTCACTTTGACATAACTACCATATTCTGTATTCCAAGAGGACAGATTTATTGTTCTTTCCATCATGAATTCCAAATTTAATTCGGTAAAAAGTGACCACAAAAAGGAAGATGCAAAACATTCATAATAGGGCTGAGAgatatttcttacatattTTTCTTGTCTTCTTCATGAGTCCAGCACCTGCAAAAATTAGAGCACGAGTGTTCATGAGTAGTTGCAAGATGCATTTAGTGACATTATATGAGCATTTATAAGCATCATACTTGTCATTTAATTTTTGCTTAGGAGAAATCCCTAAATGCTTATGTACTTTCCAGTATGTTATTtctttcttgatttttttatgaattttcTATCGTTTTATGGTGTTTTAATATTTATTACTAATTAATTACCTTTTCTGTACTATCCTTATCCCCTAGCTAGTCGATGGTGAATTGTACACCAAAGAAGAGTAGTCTCTTCCCTGCTCCAAAaacgaaaaagaagaagaaaagtgtGGTATGTGAGTTCTGCAGACTACTGCAAGTAACATAGGACATACACAGTTAATGTCATCTGCACAATGATCAGATCATGTTTTTCGTATAGGAGATCCCTGAATATTTTGTTTGATCCTACATGAATTATCTAGTACTACCATTTTTTGGTATCCTTTCCTTGATGAATTATCACGTCTTCCATGCTATCGTAATTCCCTAGCCAAAGAGCcataatatatgtatatgctTCTTCTATGGAAGTGCTGTTGACATCAAAGAAAGAGTAGTCTGGAAAAAGGCAGAAGACCAAGTCTAGAGATATCTGAATTTTGACGACGTGTTTGCAGAATTGCAGGAGAGGGAAGAGACTAATTACCACAGTTCGGATTGCGCATCCGTCCATCGGAGCATAAGCAGCCCAGGAATCCGCCGGTAGCACGATCGTAGGTGCACTGTCCATTTGAAAGCTCGCACTGGTGGCAAGCCATGTCGCCTTTCGGGCCTATCCAGTTCAGCTGGAACCCCTGCTTCAGCACCTGCCCGTATCCACCGCTCCCCAGCCGGGAATAGTACTCCGGTCTGAAGAGCTCATCTCCCAGCACAGGTAGCACATACACCTCCTTGCACGCCTGGATAAGCCAGTCCCCCTCTGGTGTGTCGAGCTGCGGCACAAGGAACGCCGGCGAAGGCCCTTCCTCGAAGCTGCTGCAGTTGATTGGGATGATGCCCACCGGCCAtgggacggcggccgggacGGCGGGCGTGAAGGTGGACGTGAAGGCGCAGTCGTAGAAGAACGACAGGTAGTCGATGGCTAACTGCAAGGTGTAGGTCGTCTCGAAGGAGTTGACAGGTGGGAAGGTCACGTTTCGCCGGACCCTGGGGCAGAAGTCGGCGTCGGCAAGGCTGATGGTCATGTTGCCGTAGTTGATGGCCAGCACGGTGTAGTTGCTGCCCCCACCGAGCTGCAgcgtggcggtggcggtgccgCGCTGGTCGCAGATGATGGCCATGTCCGGGTAGC carries:
- the LOC100830776 gene encoding uncharacterized protein LOC100830776 translates to MRANPLLRSAMATAARAFSSSTGPVGGGVSMVQGASRGIGLEFVRQLLRRSNHGRVVATCRAPESAAELQELRREHARRLTVLPLDVTDETTIQAAAASIGETHGSLELLINAAGILSIPDVIHPETSLSKVEKSSLLLAYEVNAVGPILVIKHMRPFLKIGASSETGRGFSLVANMSARVGSIGDNGLGGWHSYRASKTALNQLTKTASVELGKKDNIACILLHPGTVDTDLSRPFQRNVAKDKLFTREFSVQKLLSIMDNAKKSDNGKFFAWDGQEIPW
- the LOC104584831 gene encoding LEAF RUST 10 DISEASE-RESISTANCE LOCUS RECEPTOR-LIKE PROTEIN KINASE-like 2.4, with protein sequence MPQLYHRLLLLVAAWLAVSGGKPTAAAGAVYSSSPSMCHKSFKCGDNVDIRYPFYLSNQSKVLDAMAYSHSQHYCGYPDMAIICDQRGTATATLQLGGGSNYTVLAINYGNMTISLADADFCPRVRRNVTFPPVNSFETTYTLQLAIDYLSFFYDCAFTSTFTPAVPAAVPWPVGIIPINCSSFEEGPSPAFLVPQLDTPEGDWLIQACKEVYVLPVLGDELFRPEYYSRLGSGGYGQVLKQGFQLNWIGPKGDMACHQCELSNGQCTYDRATGGFLGCLCSDGRMRNPNCGAGLMKKTRKICIIASTSSILVLCLLLFSCLLGCKRYRSRKKSKETPRIESFLQKHAAIHSKRYTYSQVKRMTRNFAEKLGQGGFGVVYRGDLSGGRQIAVKMLKDSKADVEEFINEVASISRTSHVNVVTLLGFCLEGSKRALIYDYMPNGSLERYAFKCHSKAENTISWEKLFDIAVGIARGLEYLHRGCNIRIVHFDIKPHNILLDQDFCPKISDFGLAKLCPNKESAISIGDARGTIGYIAPEVYSKQFGAVSSKSDVYSYGMMVLEMVGARDKNINADSECSTQYFPQWIYKNLDEYCISASEIDGNITEIVRKMIVVALWCIQLSASNRPTMTRVVEMLEGSTNGLELPPQVLLSL